The Stackebrandtia nassauensis DSM 44728 genome includes the window CGGAACACCACGATCGGCCGCTCGTCACACCACGCGCGGATCAGCCACCGGCGCGGCCCCGACTCGACCTCCCAGCCGGTCACCTCGGACCACGGGATCGTGTGCCGTCCGACGGCCTTGACCATGGTGACGCCCTCGTCGTCGAACACCAGCCGCTCGCGCAGCTTCGCGATCGCGCTGACACCCAGTACCAGCAACAGCAGGCACAGCAGCCAGACCAGCACCAGCTTCTCCGGCTGCCCGTCGGCTCGCATCGTGGCGGCTCTGCGGGTCATCGGGACCAGCCCGGCGAAGCACAGCAGCGCGATGCCCGCGAAGGTCAGCAGGGTCGGCCAATGGCGCAGGACGAGGCGGTCGCCGGAAGCGTCGGTCATTCCGAGACCCTAACCGGCCTGTTAGATTCGCAACCGGGTCTCATCCCAGGGAGGTCTGTCATTCACACTCCGGCGGCGGCACCGGTCACGCGAAGCATCGTCCTGGTCGGTCTGATGGGCACGGGCAAGACCACGACCGGACGGCTGGTCGCCGAGGCGCTCGGCCTGCCCATGACCGACAGCGACGCGTACCTCAACGAACGCTACGGCCACAGCGCCAACCAGATCGCCGAAACCCTCGGCCCGGACGTGTTGCACGCCCGCGAGGCCGAACACGTGCTGGACGCGTTGGAGCGAACGCCGCGCGTCATCGCCGCCGCGGCCAGTGTCGTGGA containing:
- a CDS encoding PH domain-containing protein; amino-acid sequence: MTDASGDRLVLRHWPTLLTFAGIALLCFAGLVPMTRRAATMRADGQPEKLVLVWLLCLLLLVLGVSAIAKLRERLVFDDEGVTMVKAVGRHTIPWSEVTGWEVESGPRRWLIRAWCDERPIVVFRLLLPSGFGHSTVLDEAYPEPPLAAPGSVHRTFDELVVHWQAARGTDG